A single Alosa sapidissima isolate fAloSap1 chromosome 17, fAloSap1.pri, whole genome shotgun sequence DNA region contains:
- the LOC121688146 gene encoding RNA-binding Raly-like protein codes for MTGKSQTSNVTNKNDPRSINSRVFIGNLNTAIVTKSDIEVIFAKYGRIVGCSVHKGYAFVQYLSERTARAAVAGENARIIAGQPLDINMAGEPKLYRPKAGSKRPLSAIYSGYEFDYDYYRDDFYTRVFDYPGRVPPPRALVPLKRSRLMTPPTRRGKPSLPTRHASSRPPGPSPLSCGPKLKSEQLQVIRRELAQVKLKVDSLLGRLERIERQQRLDTDVQRKYEESCDWLREESASERTEHSGEDACEGEEPEAGEMTDGGEEDYDEEASSDLMENHVSDVDN; via the exons ATGACTGGCAAGAGTCAGACGAGCAACGTGACCAATAAGAACGACCCGCGCTCCATCAACTCCCGCGTCTTCATCGGGAACCTCAACACGGCCATCGTCACCAAGAGCGACATTGAGGTCATCTTTGCGAAGTATGGACGCATCGTGGGCTGCTCCGTGCACAAGGGCTACGCCTTCGTCCAGTACCTAAGCGAACGGACGGCCCGCGCTGCTGTGGCCGGCGAGAACGCGCGCATCATCGCCGGACAGCCACTGG ATATCAACATGGCTGGGGAGCCAAAGCTCTATCGACCAAAAGCTGGGTCAAAGCGACCTCTCTCTGCAATCTACAG CGGGTACGAGTTTGACTATGATTATTACAGAGATGATTTCTACACTCG GGTGTTTGACTATCCTGGGCGCGTGCCCCCTCCTCGAGCTCTCGTCCCTCTGAAGCGGTCGAGACTGATGACTCCTCCCACTCGCCGTGGAAAGCCCTCCCTCCCAACACGCCACGCCTCCTCACGCCCCCCTGGTCCCAGCCCCCTCTCCTGTGGCCCCAAAC TAAAGTCAGAGCAGCTACAGGTCATCAGGCGTGAGTTGGCACAGGTCAAGCTGAAGGTGGACTCACTGCTGGGTCGGCTAGAGCGCATTGAGAGGCAACAACGCCTGGACACAG atGTGCAGAGGAAGTATGAGGAGAGTTGTGACTGGCTGCGTGAGGAAAGCGCGTCTGAGCGGACGGAGCATTCTGGAGAGGATGCGTGCGAAGGGGAGGAGCCTGAAGCGGGGGAGATGACAGACGGAGGTGAAGAAGACTACGATGAAGAGGCCAGCAGTGACCTG ATGGAGAATCATGTGTCAGATGTTGACAACTAA
- the rbis gene encoding uncharacterized protein rbis, with product MGKNNKQKGKKPMNVFQVASKQFKPKSKTKPVKTSLKHINSLKKEKVENLNEMFSEVQRDVKSISKNVAQEPKKQAQVVRKPPKEAVNVDNAADLFSQL from the exons ATGGGGAAGAACAACAAACAGAAGGGGAAGAAGCCTATGAATGTTTTCCAGGTGGCAAGCAAACAGTTCAAAcccaaaagcaaaacaaaaccagTCAAAACATCTCTCAAACAC ATCAACTCTCTGAAGAAAGAAAAGGTGGAGAACCTGAACGAGATGTTCTCCGAGGTCCAGCGTGATGTGAAGAGTATCTCCAAAAATGTCGCTCAGGAACCTAAAAAGCAAGCTCAG GTGGTGAGGAAGCCACCCAAGGAGGCAGTGAATGTGGACAATGCCGCAGATCTTTTCTCCCAGTTGTAA
- the map3k8 gene encoding mitogen-activated protein kinase kinase kinase 8 encodes MEFHDDNNNIGIKLLLNHLDMEKVLELFQNLYPDEEEEEAGSSEEGVSQEEETDQESAGTHTLDVFDQTTCPPGQEGDVQYGNVTDLLAFISRISGTAHGVQAPSLVHLNNETGVLLNKKDMIVQNGHYRLDSEVSLFPWKRNYRSVDSAHIPKGAFGRVHLAEDCVTRKRMACKLIPLEHFRRSDVEIQARFGHENVAQLFGAVLKERTLHVFMEAGEGGSVLEKLDSCGPMREAEVIWVTRQVLQALEYLHGHGVIHHDIKPSNIVLMSAKAVLVDFGLSVQMTEDVYIPRDLRGTEMYMSPELVLCGGHDTKTDIYSLGSTMIHMLTGSAPWVRRFPRTAYPSYLYIIHKYAPPLEEVPDSCSNPLRSVLHSALHRNPALRSSASQLLQHHALHPTTNQTRYNSLDSALGEVARPFLSQCSHTSDTTQDSSLNSEDWSPTKKGGSLYLDLGALAGYYHLVRGPPSAEYS; translated from the exons ATGGAGTTTCATGATGATAATAACAACATTGGGATAAAACTTCTACTGAACCACTTGGACATGGAGAAAGTTCTTGAGCTGTTTCAGAACCTTTACccagacgaggaggaggaggaggcagggtCCAGTGAGGAGGGTGTCTCGCAAGAAGAGGAGACAGACCAGGAGTCAGCAGGGACACACACGCTGGACGTGTTTGACCAGACGACATGTCCGCCAGGCCAAGAAGGAGATGTGCAATACGGGAACGTGACTGATTTGCTGGCCTTCATCAGTCGGATCTCAGGCACAGCACATGGGGTTCAGGCACCCTCTCTCGTACACCTGAACAATGAGACAGGGGTGCTTCTTAACAAG AAAGACATGATCGTTCAGAACGGCCACTATCGCCTCGACTCTGAGGTGTCCCTGTTTCCATGGAAACGCAACTACAGGAGTGTTGACTCGGCCCACATTCCCAAAGGTGCCTTTGGGAGAGTTCACTTGGCTGAGGACTGTGTCACACGCAAGCGCATGGCCTGCAAGCTG ATCCCACTAGAGCACTTCAGGCGCTCAGACGTGGAGATCCAGGCGCGCTTCGGCCACGAGAACGTGGCGCAGCTGTTTGGGGCAGTCCTGAAGGAGCGCACGCTGCACGTGTTCATGGAGGCCGGCGAGGGCGGCTCTGTGCTGGAGAAGCTGGACAGCTGCGGCCCCATGCGAGAGGCCGAGGTCATCTGGGTCACCAGGCAGGTGCTCCAGGCCCTCGAGTACCTGCACGGCCACGGGGTCATCCACCACGACATTAAAC CGAGCAACATTGTACTGATGTCAGCTAAAGCCGTGCTTGTTGACTTTGGCCTGAGTGTACAGATGACCGAAGATGTGTACATTCCCAGAGATCTGCGAGGCACCGAG ATGTACATGAGTCCAGAGCTGGTTCTGTGTGGAGGCCACGACACAAAGACGGACATCTACAGTCTGGGCTCCACTATGATCCACATGCTGACGGGCAGCGCTCCTTGGGTCCGCAGGTTCCCCCGCACAGCCTACCCTTCCTACCTGTACATA ATTCATAAATATGCTCCTCCTCTGGAGGAGGTTCCAGATTCCTGCAGCAACCCCTTGAGGTCAGTCCTGCACAGCGCGCTACACAGGAACCCCGCTCTCAGAAGCTCCGCCTCCCAGCTGCTGCAGCACCACGCCCTGCACCCCACAACCAATCAGACGCGCTACAACAGCCTAGACTCCGCCTTAGGGGAGGTGGCTCGACCATTTCTCTCACAATGCAGCCACACGTCCGACACAACACAGG ACTCCTCCTTGAACTCTGAAGACTGGAGTCCCACTAAGAAGGGGGGCTCCCTGTACCTGGATCTGGGAGCTTTGGCTGGGTACTACCACTTGGTGAGGGGCCCCCCCAGCGCAGAATACAGTTAG